From the genome of Sphingobacterium sp. UGAL515B_05:
ATAGGGGGTAGACCACCATCTTGCATCCTTATCAAATGCATTAAGTGATGATCCCATTACATTAAACGGAGAAACATTCATCAAGCCGTTGGGAACCTGAGCACCCGGATTAGTTGTTCCATAATTGCTGGTACCGATAAACGGGTTGACATAGTCTGTAGGAAGCTTTTGGGCAGAAACGTTCTCCCAAAGAAATAATCCTAAAAGTAAAAAACGAATAGATTTGATCATATAATCTTGATAGACGACATTGTTAATTGCTTTCATTCAAGCAAACACCATAGGCCGCTCATTTTAGCGTGTACCTACAATACTACAGATAATCGCAAAGATTTACAAATCTTACAACTGGTTATATCGATGATTTTACGTTTGTTAATAGGATTTAGCAAAACTATACATGTTAAGCAAAGAGATTTATGATGACCAATAACAACAAAAGCCTGAAGTGGGGAACTTCAGGCTTTTACTAACTAACCAATTATTAACCTAAATTATGAAACTACTGATATAACGTCATCAAAAACGAGTTTCTTATATCGGGCCGCTAAGTTTAACCAAATTTTAACAAATCATTGTTATCGTTCAACTCGCTCTATTTTAATCCAGCAGTAAACATATTTTTTATTGATACAGTCCCCATTGTTTATTCGGTGTAGCGCCCATTTCTAAGACAAGCTCTCCTCCTTTTAGCAGTTCGGAAGCATCAAAATAAAAGGTATTGAGCGGTTTTCCATTTAACGTTGCGCGTTGTACATACATATTTTTCTTATTTGCATTTTTCGCTTTGATAATAAACTGTTCACCTCTTCCATATTTACCATCCAATCTAATCTTAACCTCCTCAAAGAGTGGGCTTCCTATTTCATAAATTGGTTTGACCCTTGTTCCGCCATCGATCTGAAATAAACCAATAGCATTCATGATATACCAAGCACTCATTTGCCCTTGGTCTTCATCGCCGAGATAAGCATTCGAAACCCCTTGGCCATAATAGCGTTCACCTATGGAGCGGCTCCATTTTTGTGTCAACCAGGGCTTATTCAACCAATTAAAAATATAGGCGAAATGCATTGATTGCTGATTTCCCTGAACAACAGGATAATCCCAATATTGATCATTAGGGCCATTATAACGCCATTTTTCACTTTCTGGAAATCCCCATTCCAATCGTTTTAAAAACACATCCTGTCCGATCATTTTAGCTAGTCCAGGAATATCCTGTGGCACAAAAAAGGTCAATTGCCATGCATTTCCTTCTACATAATGATGGTTAGCCCCCGATTTAAAAGGGTCAAAATCTTTATACCATTCTCCTTTTGAATCCTTCATCCGAGCATAGCCACTACTGACATCTATCGCATTTTTCCACCAGTTTCCGCGATCATTGAAATAGCGATATTCCTGTTCCTTTCCTAACGATTTTGCAAACTGCCCAACTGTCCAATCGTCAAAACTATATTCCATAGAATTGGAAAACCGCCCCAAATCATAAGGAACGTACTTATATTTTAAATAGACATCCAAATCCCTATTACCCGCAAAACCGCCTTCAAATTTCAATGGACTTGTTGTCTGCATTTTTTTAACAGCTTCAAATGCCTTTTCAGCATCGTAGTCTCTAATCCCCATCTGGTATGCCCCAACAATTAACGGTATTTCATGTTCAGCAACCATGACCGGAATATACTCCATTCCGGCCGGCCCTTTCGCCAGCCAGCCATTTGCGTCATACATCGCAAGTTGCGATCTAACCCATTTATTGGACCACTCCGGCGTAACCAAGTTCCAAAACTGATTTAAATTCCAAAAGGTATTCCAGAAAGCATCACAGCCTAAAGCGAGATCCCCTTTATGGGCTAAAGTTCGTATCACTTCATCCGAAGACCTCCATTGACCGTTCACATCACTAAATGTGTTTCGGCTTGCCAAAGTGCGATACATATTGGTATAGAATTTCTCTTTTTCAAAATAGTCTGAAGACTTTATCGCCAATCTACTTAAAAGTTCATCCCAAACTTTATGCTGATTTTCCACGACCCGATCAATGGACCATCCGAATGGCTCCGAAAGTTCCGTTTTTAAATTCTCCTCTGCATTGGCTAAGCTCACATAAGAAATCCCAGTGCGCAGTTGTACAGCCTTATCTTTATGCACATCAAATTCCACGTACATTCCCGCAAATTGAGCGCTATCAGCAACCAAATCAGCCCGTTCAGTCAACCGATCATTATGCCATGTGCCATAGTTTATGATAGGTTTATCAAACTCCATCACAAAGTATACGACATAATCCTGTTTTGCATCCGTGGACCAAACGTTTTCAGATAATTGATTACTGTATCCCACAACCTTATAGTCAGAAACCTTTTTCAGCGAGAAATCTTTAATTTTATAATCATATTCTCCGTTAACCTTAAGATCAATCATGATACGTCCTGTATCCGACTTATGATAGGTATATTGTTGAAAACTGGAACGTGTACCAGCCGTCAATTTTACGTCGATATCGTGATCAAGGAGATGAACAGCATAATATCCCAATGGAGCCTTTTCGCTGGTTTTATCTATTGCAGATCGATATCCTGAATTTGTACTGTACTGATCTCCGACCCGAGTTTTCAATTGACCTGCTGTCGGAAATGTTCCCAATCCAGCCATTGTCCATTCGTGAATATGGCTAAAAGTACCAATAGATTCGATAGAAGGTTCATAACCTGCCTGCCAGCCAATATTTTGGTTATCTGGACTGATCTTTACCATGCCAAAAGGCATCCATGGTCCCGGGGCTATCATCCATCTGGAATGTGCTGCACCCATCATCGTGTTCACATAATCTGAAACTCCACCAAGTCTTTTTGGGCCCCGCTTGATTGTTGAAGACTGTATTAATTGCCCATTATTATAAATTTCATACTTACTCCAGATATCCTTAGCGACATAGGGCATTGGTATTTCCAATTTCGCTGCACCTTTTTCAAGTGTTTTCTCATAAATTTTCTTTCCATCCAAGACTACTTTCAACTGTTCATCATCTTTCAATTTCAAGAGATCAACCAGCATATTTTGGACGGGTTTTCCTGCATTTAGGATCTCAAAATCAGCTTGCTGTACATTTTTAACAATTACAGATCGATTGGCTATTAACTTTACTTGCTGTGGACCAAGCAGTTTAAAGGAATCAAATTCAACCCAACCTCCCTTTATGACAGTTAGGGTAATCTGATTTCCGCCTTTCTTAATGAGATCAGCTGATACCGGTATATTTATCGTAGAATTTCCAGATTTTAAAGGATTCTCTAGCGGCTCACCATTTCCTGCTCCCCGCTCCACCTCAAAATTATAGGGCTTGCCATTGATTACGATCTGTAGTGTAGGTTTATTTTTAGGGTCACTATTGGCCAATTTAACCTGAAGTGTGCACTGACCATTTTTTATACTATTGTTTAACACATAGTATAAATTCAAAAAATGTGTTCTCAGACCAGAGGTTCCTCCAGTCCCGCCCCATTCATTGGCCGGACCGGGCAATACA
Proteins encoded in this window:
- a CDS encoding GH92 family glycosyl hydrolase, whose protein sequence is MKLRFSLSFAAGLLLLCVQSVVGQEHAIWQLGNSDGSSSEFALSPNGYKKFLEHDFGYEDNAFIIGQSSLTKDLPYVLPGPANEWGGTGGTSGLRTHFLNLYYVLNNSIKNGQCTLQVKLANSDPKNKPTLQIVINGKPYNFEVERGAGNGEPLENPLKSGNSTINIPVSADLIKKGGNQITLTVIKGGWVEFDSFKLLGPQQVKLIANRSVIVKNVQQADFEILNAGKPVQNMLVDLLKLKDDEQLKVVLDGKKIYEKTLEKGAAKLEIPMPYVAKDIWSKYEIYNNGQLIQSSTIKRGPKRLGGVSDYVNTMMGAAHSRWMIAPGPWMPFGMVKISPDNQNIGWQAGYEPSIESIGTFSHIHEWTMAGLGTFPTAGQLKTRVGDQYSTNSGYRSAIDKTSEKAPLGYYAVHLLDHDIDVKLTAGTRSSFQQYTYHKSDTGRIMIDLKVNGEYDYKIKDFSLKKVSDYKVVGYSNQLSENVWSTDAKQDYVVYFVMEFDKPIINYGTWHNDRLTERADLVADSAQFAGMYVEFDVHKDKAVQLRTGISYVSLANAEENLKTELSEPFGWSIDRVVENQHKVWDELLSRLAIKSSDYFEKEKFYTNMYRTLASRNTFSDVNGQWRSSDEVIRTLAHKGDLALGCDAFWNTFWNLNQFWNLVTPEWSNKWVRSQLAMYDANGWLAKGPAGMEYIPVMVAEHEIPLIVGAYQMGIRDYDAEKAFEAVKKMQTTSPLKFEGGFAGNRDLDVYLKYKYVPYDLGRFSNSMEYSFDDWTVGQFAKSLGKEQEYRYFNDRGNWWKNAIDVSSGYARMKDSKGEWYKDFDPFKSGANHHYVEGNAWQLTFFVPQDIPGLAKMIGQDVFLKRLEWGFPESEKWRYNGPNDQYWDYPVVQGNQQSMHFAYIFNWLNKPWLTQKWSRSIGERYYGQGVSNAYLGDEDQGQMSAWYIMNAIGLFQIDGGTRVKPIYEIGSPLFEEVKIRLDGKYGRGEQFIIKAKNANKKNMYVQRATLNGKPLNTFYFDASELLKGGELVLEMGATPNKQWGLYQ